One genomic region from Leifsonia poae encodes:
- a CDS encoding TetR/AcrR family transcriptional regulator: MGRTPDPNRKPELLGRIMDHVATEPLSRMTFRSLAGALGVSTYSFVYHFGSRQEMIDAILEEGVRQHSDGVADVDLAAFDRIQFADWYKESFRHSLRDDNRTGMRLQFEAGALEPIDPDIGERITLSFTRWRDAVAAWLVGQGVETERSAVLAHWLADTAAGLHFGFLLSGDHTRTVAAFDLFVASFLREAFEV, translated from the coding sequence GTGGGACGCACACCTGATCCGAATCGGAAGCCTGAGCTGCTCGGCCGCATCATGGACCACGTCGCGACCGAACCTCTGTCGCGGATGACCTTCCGCAGTCTCGCGGGCGCGCTCGGCGTGAGCACGTACTCCTTCGTGTACCACTTCGGTTCCCGGCAGGAGATGATCGACGCGATCCTCGAAGAAGGGGTGCGGCAGCACAGTGACGGTGTCGCCGATGTCGATCTCGCCGCGTTCGACCGCATCCAGTTCGCCGATTGGTACAAGGAGTCGTTCCGGCATTCGCTGCGCGACGACAACCGCACCGGGATGCGCCTGCAATTCGAGGCCGGCGCCCTAGAACCGATCGACCCCGACATCGGCGAACGCATCACGCTCTCCTTCACCCGGTGGCGGGACGCGGTGGCAGCCTGGCTCGTCGGCCAGGGCGTCGAGACCGAACGCTCCGCGGTGCTCGCCCACTGGCTCGCCGACACCGCGGCCGGCCTGCACTTCGGCTTCCTCCTCAGCGGTGACCACACCAGGACCGTCGCCGCCTTCGACCTGTTCGTGGCCTCTTTTCTGCGCGAGGCGTTCGAGGTCTGA
- a CDS encoding FUSC family protein, with amino-acid sequence MRTLSRFGMAGVTAMCSVGAAIGACATMWGIAVAVGSGYSTALFATVIALTLSRRTFADRAEFLRTSALLPVVGLAAAAVGWLLVALPAVGAAAFVAGMSLPIWMRRFGERASRAGALITLPFVAILVAPTAPPHTGRWWLDLLMLVGASVVAILWVWLFRDLGALLTVGRAGSVAAAAPTRGRAVAPEDSSRRGATPRPSAGAKRSRALPASTRMALQLAVALTAAFIVGRILFPEHSMWTVFTAFIVCSGNRGRGDVVYKSALRLGGALVGTVGAVALTFVVEPTGFSAVAVIFAALFLGTWLREYSYAYWALTITLVLTMLQGLLGTAPADAGEIGLMLGERMLAIVAGAALGIAASWFLLPVRSADVVRKRLSEALLALTAVFAPPPDDAAPTSRAERAAAFRASVDRLEQLAPAHRAHRAVYRHRRHARPIDCIEAAAALPDTLDRRLAAGARGDAPPAATGAGEADPATERARLRDAIRTARQSLAAPADFDRILGALQALRAALGPPVA; translated from the coding sequence TTGCGTACTCTCTCGCGCTTCGGCATGGCCGGCGTGACGGCGATGTGCAGCGTCGGCGCCGCCATCGGCGCCTGCGCGACGATGTGGGGGATCGCGGTGGCCGTCGGCTCCGGATACTCCACCGCCCTGTTCGCCACGGTGATCGCACTCACGCTCTCCCGTCGCACCTTCGCAGACCGCGCGGAATTCCTGCGAACGTCGGCGCTGCTTCCGGTGGTCGGCCTCGCGGCGGCGGCCGTCGGCTGGCTGCTCGTGGCGCTGCCGGCGGTCGGCGCGGCGGCGTTCGTAGCCGGGATGTCGTTGCCGATCTGGATGCGTCGATTCGGCGAACGCGCCTCGCGGGCCGGCGCACTGATCACCCTGCCGTTCGTGGCGATCCTGGTGGCCCCGACCGCACCGCCGCACACCGGACGATGGTGGCTCGACCTGCTGATGCTCGTCGGCGCATCCGTGGTCGCGATCCTGTGGGTGTGGCTGTTCCGCGACCTCGGAGCGCTTCTCACGGTCGGGCGCGCCGGTTCCGTCGCGGCTGCCGCGCCGACACGGGGTCGCGCCGTGGCGCCTGAGGATTCGTCGCGGCGCGGCGCGACCCCACGCCCGAGTGCGGGGGCGAAGCGGTCTCGCGCGCTGCCGGCGAGCACACGGATGGCGTTGCAGCTGGCGGTCGCGCTGACCGCCGCCTTCATCGTCGGCAGGATCCTGTTCCCGGAGCATTCGATGTGGACCGTATTCACGGCGTTCATCGTGTGCTCCGGCAACCGGGGGCGCGGCGACGTGGTCTACAAGAGCGCGCTTCGTCTGGGAGGGGCGCTCGTCGGCACCGTCGGTGCCGTCGCCCTGACGTTCGTGGTGGAGCCGACCGGATTCAGCGCCGTCGCCGTGATCTTCGCCGCGCTCTTCCTCGGCACCTGGCTGCGGGAATACAGCTACGCATATTGGGCGCTCACCATCACGCTGGTGCTGACGATGCTGCAAGGCCTGCTCGGAACGGCCCCGGCCGACGCCGGCGAGATCGGCCTGATGCTCGGGGAGCGGATGCTCGCGATCGTCGCCGGGGCCGCTCTCGGCATCGCCGCCAGCTGGTTCCTCCTGCCGGTGCGCAGCGCGGATGTGGTGCGCAAACGGCTCTCGGAGGCGCTGCTGGCGCTCACCGCCGTCTTCGCACCACCGCCCGATGACGCCGCGCCGACGAGCCGCGCGGAGCGGGCAGCCGCCTTTCGCGCCTCGGTGGACCGACTGGAGCAGCTGGCTCCGGCGCACCGCGCTCATCGAGCCGTGTATCGGCACCGGCGGCACGCCCGCCCGATCGACTGCATCGAAGCGGCGGCGGCGCTTCCGGACACCCTCGACCGCCGCCTCGCGGCGGGGGCGCGAGGCGACGCCCCACCGGCCGCGACAGGTGCAGGCGAGGCCGACCCCGCGACCGAGCGGGCACGACTGCGCGACGCCATCCGCACCGCGCGGCAGAGCCTGGCGGCGCCGGCGGACTTCGACCGCATCCTCGGCGCACTCCAGGCACTTCGCGCCGCGCTCGGGCCGCCGGTAGCCTGA
- a CDS encoding amino acid permease has protein sequence MTQHTPLPDPEPTAGIIAESAADGAPSARSADGRSATPTALRRGLTARHIRFMALGSAIGTGLFYGSASAIQKAGPAVLIAYIIGGLAVFMVMRALGELAVRHPVSGSFGQYAGKYLGPRAGFITGWTYAFEMLVVALADVTAFGIYMGFWFPDIPRWIWVLAIVFFIAALNLFSVKVFGELEFWFSIIKVVAIVAMIVGGIAVIVFGFGIQTEGASGVGALFDPSTGGFVPNGIEGIIASFAVVMFAFGGIEVIGITAGEAADPKTVIPKAINSVPLRILLFYVLTLAVIMMIVPWNAIDGSRSPFVMIFESVGIPAAPSILNAVVITAALSAINSDIFGAGRMMFGLAQQGHAPRAFGKTTANGVPWMTVIVMAAALLVGVILNAVMPEGIFLVIASIATFATVWVWLMILLSHLRMKHQVRREGRLPSEFPVPLWPVASYVALAFVVFVIVVLGLFDDTRIALIVGAVWLALLLLAYRLAVRGTGRTPADLVDETGPITLPKRHRPSGPSR, from the coding sequence ATGACGCAGCACACCCCCCTCCCCGACCCTGAGCCGACCGCGGGCATCATCGCGGAGTCCGCAGCCGACGGGGCCCCGAGCGCCCGGTCCGCCGACGGTCGGAGTGCGACTCCGACGGCCCTGCGGCGCGGACTGACCGCGCGGCACATCCGGTTCATGGCGCTCGGCTCGGCGATCGGCACCGGTCTCTTCTACGGTTCCGCCTCCGCCATCCAGAAGGCTGGGCCGGCTGTGCTGATCGCCTACATCATCGGTGGTCTCGCTGTCTTCATGGTGATGCGGGCGCTCGGTGAACTCGCCGTGCGGCATCCGGTCTCCGGGTCGTTCGGGCAGTACGCGGGCAAGTATCTGGGGCCGCGGGCCGGGTTCATCACCGGCTGGACGTATGCCTTCGAAATGCTCGTGGTGGCGCTGGCCGACGTGACGGCGTTCGGCATCTACATGGGGTTCTGGTTTCCCGACATCCCCCGCTGGATCTGGGTGCTCGCCATCGTGTTCTTCATCGCTGCCCTCAACCTGTTCAGCGTGAAGGTGTTCGGCGAACTGGAGTTCTGGTTCTCGATCATCAAGGTCGTCGCGATCGTGGCGATGATCGTGGGCGGGATCGCGGTGATCGTGTTCGGGTTCGGCATCCAGACCGAGGGCGCATCCGGTGTGGGGGCGTTGTTCGACCCGTCGACGGGCGGGTTCGTCCCCAACGGGATCGAGGGGATCATCGCCTCCTTCGCCGTGGTGATGTTCGCGTTCGGCGGCATCGAGGTGATCGGGATCACCGCTGGTGAGGCCGCCGACCCCAAGACGGTGATCCCCAAGGCCATCAACTCGGTGCCCCTGCGCATCCTGCTGTTCTACGTGCTGACTCTCGCCGTGATCATGATGATCGTGCCGTGGAACGCGATCGATGGCAGCCGCAGCCCTTTCGTGATGATCTTCGAGTCGGTCGGGATCCCGGCCGCGCCGTCCATCCTCAATGCGGTGGTGATCACGGCGGCGCTCTCCGCGATCAACAGCGACATCTTCGGCGCCGGACGCATGATGTTCGGCCTCGCACAGCAGGGGCACGCTCCGCGGGCGTTCGGCAAGACGACCGCGAACGGCGTCCCCTGGATGACCGTGATCGTCATGGCTGCCGCACTGCTCGTCGGCGTCATACTGAACGCGGTCATGCCCGAGGGCATCTTTTTGGTGATCGCCTCGATCGCCACGTTCGCGACCGTGTGGGTGTGGCTGATGATCCTGCTCTCCCACCTCCGGATGAAACATCAGGTGCGTCGCGAGGGACGACTGCCGTCGGAGTTCCCGGTGCCGCTCTGGCCTGTCGCCTCCTACGTCGCTCTTGCGTTCGTGGTGTTCGTCATCGTCGTCCTCGGGCTTTTCGACGACACCAGGATCGCCCTCATCGTCGGTGCCGTCTGGCTCGCTCTGCTTCTGCTCGCCTACCGGTTGGCCGTTCGCGGCACCGGTCGCACTCCCGCCGACCTCGTCGACGAGACCGGGCCGATCACCCTCCCGAAGCGTCACCGCCCGTCTGGTCCCTCTCGCTGA
- a CDS encoding S9 family peptidase yields MIKPPQTAKKPTERVQHGDVYIDDYEWLRDKDDPAVLAHLHEENAYTNARTDHLGLLREQIFEEIKGRTRETDLSVPTREGDWWYYTRTVEGRQYGIHCRAPIADADDWEPPTLDEETQRAGLPGEQILLDDNLEAEGHDFYSLGSFDVSADGTRLLWAVDTEGDERYTIRIRSLIDDGIVFPDEIPDTSSGALFDQSGEFVFYTTVDDAWRPDTVWRHPAGTAPALDGADSGDVTVFHEPDERYWIGVGLTRSRRYLVIEAGSNITSEAWLLRSDDPTGQFTVVWPREEGVEYDIDHVVVGDSDRLLIVHNRDAVNFELVSVAADDPNGPRRVLLPHDPQVRLEGVDAFRDFVAIEYRRDGSTRVAVARVPEKLGDGDDTPHELHFDEELFTVGVGGNPEWTQPTLRLGYGSFVTPSTVYDYDVRSGELRLRKQQAVLGEFDPALFEQRREWATAKDGTRVPISLVYRRDLVTPGEAAPLVLYGYGSYEASMDPSFGIPRLSLLDRGIVFAIAHVRGGGELGRLWYEHGKKLHKKNTFTDFVDSARHLIDTGWTTPDRLAAQGGSAGGLLMGAVANLAPKYFSGILAEVPFVDPLTSILDPSLPLTVIEWDEWGDPLHDPEVYAYMKSYSPLENVHETHYPRILAVTSLNDTRVLYVEPAKWVARLREVGADALLKIEMAAGHGGVSGRYSAWRERAFAYAWLIDAVGAHPTGE; encoded by the coding sequence ATGATCAAGCCGCCGCAGACAGCGAAGAAGCCGACCGAACGCGTGCAGCACGGCGATGTGTACATCGACGACTACGAGTGGCTGCGCGACAAGGACGACCCGGCGGTGCTCGCCCACCTGCACGAGGAGAACGCGTACACCAACGCACGCACCGACCACCTCGGCCTGCTCCGGGAGCAGATCTTCGAAGAGATCAAAGGACGCACCCGAGAGACCGACCTGAGCGTTCCAACACGCGAAGGCGACTGGTGGTATTACACGCGAACGGTGGAGGGCCGGCAATACGGCATCCACTGCCGCGCACCCATCGCCGACGCCGACGACTGGGAGCCGCCGACACTCGACGAAGAGACCCAGCGGGCCGGACTCCCCGGCGAACAGATCCTGCTCGACGACAACCTCGAGGCGGAGGGGCACGACTTCTACTCGCTCGGCAGCTTCGACGTGAGCGCGGACGGCACGCGGCTGCTCTGGGCGGTAGACACCGAAGGCGACGAGCGGTACACGATCCGCATCCGGTCGCTGATCGACGACGGGATCGTGTTCCCGGACGAGATCCCGGACACCAGCTCGGGCGCGCTGTTCGACCAGAGTGGTGAGTTCGTCTTCTACACGACGGTCGACGACGCCTGGCGGCCGGACACCGTGTGGCGGCACCCGGCCGGCACCGCGCCGGCCTTAGACGGCGCAGACAGCGGAGACGTCACGGTGTTCCACGAGCCGGACGAGCGGTATTGGATCGGTGTCGGGCTCACCCGCAGCCGTCGCTACCTGGTGATCGAGGCCGGATCGAACATCACCAGCGAGGCCTGGCTGCTGCGCTCGGACGACCCGACCGGCCAGTTCACCGTCGTATGGCCGCGGGAGGAGGGCGTCGAATACGACATCGACCATGTCGTGGTCGGTGACAGCGACCGGCTGCTCATCGTGCACAACCGCGACGCGGTGAACTTCGAGCTCGTGAGCGTGGCCGCCGACGACCCGAACGGACCGCGGCGCGTCCTGCTCCCCCACGACCCGCAGGTTCGCCTCGAAGGCGTCGACGCGTTCCGCGACTTCGTCGCCATCGAATACCGCCGGGACGGGTCGACCCGCGTGGCCGTCGCCCGCGTGCCCGAGAAACTCGGCGACGGCGACGACACCCCGCACGAGCTCCACTTCGACGAAGAACTGTTCACCGTCGGCGTCGGCGGCAACCCGGAATGGACCCAGCCGACACTGCGCCTCGGCTACGGCAGCTTCGTCACGCCGTCGACCGTGTACGACTACGACGTGCGCAGCGGCGAACTCCGGTTGCGCAAACAGCAGGCCGTGCTCGGCGAGTTCGACCCCGCCCTGTTCGAGCAGCGGCGGGAGTGGGCGACCGCGAAAGACGGCACGCGCGTCCCGATCTCGCTGGTCTACCGCCGCGACCTGGTGACACCGGGCGAAGCTGCGCCCCTGGTGCTGTACGGGTACGGGTCATACGAGGCGAGCATGGACCCGTCGTTCGGCATCCCGAGGCTGAGCCTGCTCGATCGCGGCATCGTTTTCGCCATTGCGCATGTGCGCGGCGGCGGTGAGCTCGGCCGGCTCTGGTACGAGCACGGCAAGAAGCTGCACAAGAAGAACACGTTCACCGACTTCGTCGACAGCGCACGCCACCTCATCGACACGGGCTGGACGACCCCCGACCGGCTGGCCGCGCAGGGCGGAAGCGCGGGCGGCCTGCTGATGGGCGCGGTGGCGAACCTGGCGCCGAAATACTTCTCGGGCATCCTCGCCGAGGTGCCGTTCGTGGACCCGCTGACGAGCATCCTCGACCCGTCGCTGCCGCTGACCGTGATCGAGTGGGACGAGTGGGGCGACCCCCTGCACGACCCCGAGGTCTACGCCTACATGAAGTCGTACTCGCCGCTGGAGAACGTGCACGAGACGCACTATCCGCGCATCCTCGCCGTGACCAGCCTCAACGACACCCGTGTTCTCTACGTGGAGCCGGCGAAGTGGGTGGCGCGGCTGCGCGAGGTGGGGGCGGATGCGCTGCTCAAGATCGAGATGGCGGCCGGCCACGGCGGTGTCTCGGGCCGGTACTCGGCCTGGCGCGAGCGGGCGTTCGCCTACGCATGGCTCATCGACGCGGTCGGCGCCCACCCGACCGGCGAGTAG
- a CDS encoding MarR family winged helix-turn-helix transcriptional regulator, with amino-acid sequence MRTQERVKARPNAVSAWESLFRAQVAVMRTLAAEFPTKDISFNEYDVLFNLSRQPNRELRLRDLNKHVLLTQPSVSRLVDRLVARGLVDKCPEPTDARGTVIRLTDEGFELFRRVAVEHMRTITDRVGGRLDPDELERLVELCDKLRDGA; translated from the coding sequence ATGCGCACACAGGAACGCGTGAAGGCACGACCGAACGCGGTGTCGGCCTGGGAATCGTTGTTCCGCGCCCAGGTCGCGGTCATGCGCACGCTCGCCGCCGAATTCCCCACGAAAGACATCTCGTTCAACGAGTACGACGTGCTGTTCAACCTCTCACGGCAGCCGAACCGCGAACTGCGACTGCGCGACCTCAACAAGCACGTGCTGCTCACCCAGCCGAGCGTGAGCCGCCTCGTCGACCGTCTCGTGGCCCGCGGCCTGGTGGACAAGTGCCCCGAGCCGACCGATGCGCGCGGCACCGTCATCCGCCTCACCGACGAGGGATTCGAGCTCTTCCGACGGGTGGCCGTCGAGCACATGAGAACGATCACCGATCGGGTCGGCGGCAGGCTCGACCCCGACGAACTCGAACGGCTCGTCGAGCTCTGCGATAAGCTGCGTGACGGCGCCTGA
- a CDS encoding transglycosylase domain-containing protein: protein MNSSGRRGWGWAPALLGFVALSTVAGVLAAAAVTPAVALTGSAADSTIGVFDGLPEYIKVDPLAQASTMYATSQGKPVPIASFYSQNRVEVGWDDIAQNLKDAAVATEDPRFYEHGGVDVTGTIRGALLTALHKNVQGGSSITQQYVKNILVQRCENKQPDVTATAKVQKKQLAVYEACYNDATEVDPARKLKEMRYAIGLEKQYTKNEILQSYLNIALFGGRVYGVQSAAEYYFGVSAKALTLPQSATLIAILNNPDNLRIDQPTSKVNGAANGYAATLERRNYVLDRMLANGKITTAERDAAKATKVEPHITSVQSGCMNAQKYHAGFFCDFVERTIEQNPIFGNTDDSRTSFLNRGGLKIYTTLNLDLQGSAQNALSAYIPPTSPNLDLGGSNVSVEVGTGRVVTMVENRAYDNTATPGPGTTSVNYNTDYAYGGSEGFQTGSSYKAFDLLEWLQEGHSLYESVDGTKHLFPQSAFHESAPCNDLGGPAWPVSNDEGESVSSTSVMNGTAQSINTIFAMMATKLDLCGIKQRAQDLLVHGADEAANPFRAVPAATLGTNYIAPLTMATAYAGIANNGVACSAIAIDKIVNPDGTDHAVPKSVCSTTPIDPNVAAAAIYALQGVMTNGTATSANPRDGIPIFGKTGTTDNSLENWLVTSTSKIAQATWVGNVSGDVPLRSQRFQGVGGGDVKFSIVKPIVTALNAVYGGAAFPSPSGKYVTRPVAPKPATPAPGTPTQPGTPTKPGNGGGAPGNGNGGKGH from the coding sequence ATGAATTCTTCGGGACGCCGCGGCTGGGGATGGGCACCCGCACTCCTCGGATTCGTGGCACTCAGCACGGTCGCGGGTGTGCTCGCGGCCGCCGCCGTGACACCGGCCGTCGCCCTCACCGGCTCGGCAGCCGACTCCACCATCGGCGTCTTCGACGGCCTGCCCGAATACATCAAGGTCGATCCGCTGGCCCAGGCGTCGACGATGTACGCCACCTCCCAGGGCAAGCCGGTGCCGATCGCGAGCTTCTACTCCCAGAATCGGGTCGAGGTCGGCTGGGACGATATCGCGCAGAACCTCAAAGACGCCGCCGTCGCCACGGAGGATCCACGCTTCTACGAGCACGGCGGGGTCGACGTCACCGGCACCATCCGCGGCGCCCTGCTCACGGCGTTGCACAAGAACGTGCAGGGCGGTTCGTCGATCACACAGCAATACGTGAAGAACATCCTCGTGCAGCGGTGCGAGAACAAGCAGCCCGATGTGACGGCCACCGCCAAGGTGCAGAAGAAGCAGCTCGCGGTATACGAAGCCTGCTACAACGACGCCACCGAGGTCGACCCGGCTCGCAAGCTCAAAGAGATGCGCTACGCGATCGGCCTCGAGAAGCAGTACACGAAGAACGAGATCCTGCAGAGCTACCTGAACATCGCCCTGTTCGGCGGACGCGTCTACGGCGTGCAGTCGGCGGCGGAGTACTACTTCGGCGTCTCGGCGAAAGCACTCACCCTCCCGCAATCGGCGACGCTCATCGCCATCCTGAACAACCCGGACAACCTGCGCATCGACCAGCCGACGAGCAAAGTGAACGGCGCCGCCAACGGCTACGCCGCCACTCTCGAACGACGCAACTATGTGCTCGACCGGATGCTCGCCAACGGCAAGATCACCACAGCCGAGCGGGATGCGGCCAAAGCCACAAAGGTCGAACCGCACATCACCTCCGTGCAGAGCGGCTGCATGAACGCCCAGAAGTACCACGCCGGCTTCTTCTGCGACTTCGTGGAGCGCACGATCGAACAGAACCCGATCTTCGGAAACACAGACGACTCGCGCACCAGCTTCCTCAACCGCGGCGGCCTGAAGATCTACACCACGCTCAACCTCGACCTGCAGGGCTCCGCACAGAACGCCCTCAGCGCCTACATCCCACCGACCAGCCCGAACCTCGACCTCGGGGGCTCGAACGTCTCGGTCGAAGTCGGCACCGGCCGCGTGGTCACGATGGTGGAGAACAGGGCATACGACAACACGGCGACACCGGGCCCGGGCACGACCTCGGTCAACTACAACACCGACTACGCCTACGGCGGCTCGGAAGGGTTCCAGACGGGTTCGTCGTACAAGGCGTTCGACCTGCTCGAATGGCTGCAGGAAGGGCACTCCCTCTACGAATCGGTGGACGGAACGAAGCATCTGTTCCCGCAGTCCGCGTTCCACGAGAGCGCACCGTGCAACGACCTCGGCGGTCCAGCGTGGCCGGTCTCCAACGACGAGGGCGAGTCGGTCAGCAGCACCAGCGTGATGAATGGCACGGCGCAGTCGATCAACACGATCTTCGCGATGATGGCCACCAAGCTCGATCTCTGCGGCATCAAGCAGCGCGCCCAGGATCTTCTGGTGCACGGCGCCGACGAGGCTGCGAACCCGTTCAGAGCGGTTCCGGCCGCGACTCTCGGCACGAACTACATCGCCCCGCTGACGATGGCCACGGCGTACGCCGGAATCGCCAACAACGGCGTGGCCTGCAGCGCGATCGCCATCGACAAGATCGTCAATCCCGACGGCACCGACCATGCGGTGCCGAAGAGCGTCTGCTCGACGACCCCCATCGATCCGAACGTCGCAGCAGCGGCCATCTACGCCCTGCAGGGCGTGATGACCAACGGCACGGCGACCTCGGCGAATCCTCGAGACGGCATTCCGATCTTCGGGAAGACCGGCACGACCGACAATTCGCTTGAGAACTGGCTCGTCACCTCGACCAGCAAGATCGCGCAGGCCACCTGGGTCGGGAACGTCTCCGGTGATGTTCCGCTCCGCAGTCAACGGTTCCAGGGCGTCGGCGGCGGCGACGTGAAATTCTCGATCGTCAAGCCGATCGTGACCGCGCTCAACGCGGTCTACGGGGGTGCGGCCTTCCCGAGTCCGAGCGGCAAGTACGTCACGCGGCCGGTCGCGCCGAAACCGGCGACACCGGCGCCGGGAACACCGACACAGCCAGGAACACCGACCAAGCCGGGCAACGGCGGCGGCGCTCCCGGGAACGGCAACGGCGGCAAGGGGCACTGA
- a CDS encoding MarR family winged helix-turn-helix transcriptional regulator, translating into MTDDPLETAVLVRRGVSSLSRVLRGKRPSRLSLNKLSVLGHLYRAGPLAMGALAAADGVQPQALTRVAAQLEEAGLVDRTTDPLDRRRSLLQLTERGVEALGESMRPRDEWLAVRLADLSPTERGVLRLAAALLDELAAPSPDPAAARVARVNE; encoded by the coding sequence GTGACCGACGATCCACTCGAAACCGCCGTGCTGGTGCGTCGAGGTGTCAGCAGCCTTTCGCGTGTGCTCCGCGGCAAACGCCCCTCGCGACTCAGCCTCAACAAACTGAGCGTGCTCGGGCACCTCTACCGCGCTGGTCCCCTCGCCATGGGCGCCCTCGCGGCCGCCGATGGGGTGCAGCCGCAGGCGCTCACTCGCGTCGCCGCCCAGCTGGAGGAGGCCGGCCTCGTCGACCGCACCACCGACCCGCTCGATCGCCGGCGTTCTCTTCTGCAGCTCACCGAGCGTGGTGTCGAGGCGCTCGGCGAGTCGATGCGCCCGCGCGACGAATGGCTCGCGGTCCGGCTGGCCGACCTCTCGCCGACGGAGCGCGGCGTTCTGCGGCTGGCCGCCGCCCTGCTGGACGAGCTTGCGGCGCCCTCGCCTGATCCGGCCGCCGCGCGAGTCGCTAGGGTGAACGAATGA
- a CDS encoding glycoside hydrolase family 13 protein — MSDKWWHSAVVYQIYPRSFADANGDGVGDLRGVIDHLDHLVELGIDVVWLSPIYASPHDDNGYDISDYRAIDPAFGTFADFDELLEGLHARGIKLVMDLVVNHTSDEHPWFVESASSIDSPKRDWYWWRAPRDGATAGEPGSEPNNWGSFFSGSAWQLDPASGEYYLHLFSRKQPDLNWENPAVRDAVYEMMNWWLDRGVDGFRMDVINLISKVPSLPDGAVAPGALFGDGYPFYGQGPRIHEFLHEMHERVFAGRDDRYLTVGEMPGVTVDEARLFTDPSRGELDMVFQFEHVDLDHGPGGKWDHREASVLDLKKSFGKWQDGLAETGWNSLYWNNHDQPRVVSRFGDDGARRRDSATALATVLHLQRGTPYIYQGEELGMANVPFEGIADFRDIESLNHYAEAVGVLGADPADVLAALRRTSRDNARTPVQWSAEANAGFTTGTPWIAPNPDFVRVNAVAERSDPQSVFAYYRALIDLRHREAVVADGSLQLVLREHPQLFAFTRELNGVRLLVLVNLSGEPAEYELPSAAEWVGAEFVLGNLPNGTRAVDGSLAPWQALVLRTA, encoded by the coding sequence ATGAGCGACAAATGGTGGCATTCCGCGGTCGTCTACCAGATCTACCCGCGCAGCTTCGCCGATGCGAACGGTGACGGCGTGGGAGACCTGCGGGGTGTCATCGACCATCTCGATCACCTCGTCGAGCTCGGCATCGACGTGGTCTGGCTGTCGCCCATCTACGCCTCCCCGCACGATGACAACGGCTACGACATCAGTGACTACCGCGCCATCGATCCCGCCTTCGGCACGTTCGCCGACTTCGACGAACTGCTGGAGGGGCTGCACGCGCGCGGCATCAAGCTGGTGATGGATCTCGTGGTCAACCACACCTCCGACGAGCACCCGTGGTTCGTCGAATCGGCGAGCAGCATCGACAGCCCGAAACGCGATTGGTACTGGTGGCGCGCGCCCCGCGACGGTGCGACGGCCGGCGAACCCGGTTCCGAGCCGAACAACTGGGGTTCGTTCTTCTCCGGTTCGGCCTGGCAGCTCGACCCCGCCAGCGGCGAGTACTACCTGCACCTCTTCTCGCGCAAGCAGCCCGACCTCAATTGGGAGAACCCGGCCGTTCGGGATGCGGTCTACGAGATGATGAATTGGTGGCTCGACCGCGGGGTCGACGGTTTCCGCATGGATGTGATCAACCTCATCTCGAAGGTTCCGAGCCTGCCCGACGGCGCCGTCGCCCCGGGCGCGCTGTTCGGCGACGGGTACCCGTTCTACGGGCAGGGGCCGCGCATCCACGAGTTCCTGCATGAGATGCACGAGCGCGTGTTCGCCGGCCGGGACGACCGCTATCTGACCGTGGGCGAGATGCCCGGCGTCACCGTCGACGAGGCCCGCCTGTTCACCGACCCGTCCCGCGGCGAGCTCGACATGGTGTTCCAGTTCGAGCATGTCGACCTCGACCACGGGCCGGGCGGAAAATGGGATCACCGTGAGGCCTCCGTGCTCGACCTCAAGAAGTCGTTCGGCAAATGGCAGGACGGTCTCGCCGAGACCGGTTGGAACAGCCTCTACTGGAACAACCACGACCAGCCCCGGGTCGTCAGCCGGTTCGGCGATGACGGCGCCCGGCGTCGCGATTCGGCCACGGCGCTCGCCACGGTGCTGCACCTGCAGCGCGGAACGCCGTACATCTACCAGGGCGAAGAGCTCGGGATGGCCAATGTGCCGTTCGAGGGGATCGCCGACTTCCGCGACATCGAGTCGCTCAACCACTACGCCGAGGCGGTCGGCGTTCTCGGCGCAGACCCTGCCGATGTGCTCGCCGCGTTGCGCCGCACCAGTCGCGACAACGCGCGTACGCCCGTGCAGTGGTCGGCCGAAGCGAACGCCGGTTTCACGACAGGAACTCCCTGGATCGCCCCGAATCCCGACTTCGTTCGGGTCAACGCGGTCGCCGAGAGGTCCGATCCGCAGTCGGTGTTCGCGTACTACCGGGCACTGATCGATCTGCGCCACCGGGAGGCGGTCGTCGCCGACGGGAGCCTGCAGCTGGTGCTGCGCGAGCATCCGCAGCTCTTCGCGTTCACGCGCGAGCTGAACGGCGTGCGGCTCCTCGTGCTGGTGAACCTCAGCGGCGAACCCGCCGAATACGAGCTGCCTTCGGCCGCGGAGTGGGTGGGCGCGGAGTTCGTGCTCGGCAATCTGCCGAACGGCACGCGCGCCGTCGACGGTTCGCTTGCGCCGTGGCAGGCGTTGGTGCTTCGCACCGCCTGA